From the Sphingomonas sp. SORGH_AS_0950 genome, one window contains:
- a CDS encoding type II toxin-antitoxin system RelE/ParE family toxin, with the protein MTAIVLSRRAREDFKRIWTYIARDDDHAADRLLLALDAKIERLRDFPGIGTSRDDIRPGARTLVHGRYLILYEHDADADQVEIVAVVEGVRDLDRLF; encoded by the coding sequence ATGACCGCGATCGTCCTATCGCGTCGCGCCCGCGAGGATTTCAAACGGATCTGGACCTATATCGCGCGGGATGACGACCATGCTGCCGACAGGCTGCTGCTGGCGCTGGACGCCAAGATCGAAAGGTTGCGGGATTTCCCCGGCATCGGCACGTCCCGCGACGACATCCGACCAGGCGCCCGCACGCTCGTTCATGGGCGCTATCTGATCCTCTACGAGCATGACGCCGACGCCGATCAGGTCGAGATCGTTGCGGTTGTCGAAGGCGTGCGCGACCTCGACCGCCTGTTCTGA